AGGTCTTCGGGCACGCTGACGTCGGTCTCCCAGTTGTTGCGCGCGCCCACTTCCTCGACCAGTTGAGTGACTGCCGCGCGCAGGCCCAGGTTGAGCAGCACGGTGGGGCGCAGGTCCTCGATCAGGCGGCGCTTGATCTGGATGCCCTGGTCCACGTGCAGCATCACGCGCGTCAGGCGCTCGGCCGCCACCGGCTGGTCCGCCTGTACCTTGCGGCGCACCCAGTGCAGGTCCAGCTTGATCGCGGTCAGGATCGCGCCCAGTTCATCATGCAGTTCGCGCGCGAGCCGGGTCTTCTCGTCTTCGGTCACGCGCTGCAGGTGGCCCGCCAGCGCCGACAGCTGGCGCGTGCGCGCGCGCACCTTGCGGTCCAGCCGCACGCTTTCCTCTTCCAGCTGGGTGCGCACCGCCTCGGCCATCGCCAGCCGCTTGGCGTGGCCGATGCCGACCGCCATCAGCAGGATGATGTTGATGGCGGTGAGCAGGCCGATGCCGTAGCGCGACAGCTGCACGTCGTTCTCGGCGCCCTCGAGCCGATGCGAGACCGCGCCGGCCTCGCGCGCCTGCAGCTGGTCGAGCCCGCGGCGCGCGTTGTCCATGGTCTGCTTGCCGTAGTCGGTGCGGATCAGGTCCAGCGCCACTTCCAGGTCGCGCTTGCCGTACACCAGCGTCAGCGCCATCTCGTTGAGCTTGCTGTTGACCAGCTTGGAGGTGTCGCCGAACTGCTTCAGGCCTTCCGGGTCGTCGGCGTAGCCTGCGCGGATCTGCGCCATCAGCTCGGCGATGCGCGGCAGCGCCTTGTAGTACGGTTCCAGGTAGCTTTCCTTGCCGGTCAGCAGGAAGCCGCGCTGGCCGGCTTCGGCATTGACCAGCTCGCCGTTGAGCGCGGCCAGCTCGGTCTGCAGCCGCTGCGAGCGGATCACGTCGGTATAGCTTTCGCGCAGGCGGATATTGCCGGTTTCCGACGCCACCAGCACCGCCAGGGTCAGCAGGATGCCGCCCGCCAGCAACAGCGTGTGAGGGAGAAATGACTGCTTGAACATGGGGCAATTCCTATCGTGAAGGCGCGCTCGCCCGCCGCGGCGCCAAGGGAGGGCTCATGGAATCACATCGACCGCCATGGGTCAACCCGGCGCCCGCGCCGCCGGCGGTTCCGTGGGCCGATTCCTGCGCGGCACGACAGCCCCGGCGCGCGTGTCGCGCGGGGCGGCGTGGCCCGCGGCAGGCGTTGTAGGACTCGGCTGACACCGGAATCGGCAGCCGGTCGGTATTGGCACGAAGCACGGCTTTCTACGATGAGGCTATGAGCTTGCACCCGTTGGCGCAAGCCTCACATGGGCCCAGCCAGTGCGCCTGGCCTGGTCCGAAATCTTCGGGAGCCTAGCCATGCTGCAATATGCACTCGTATTTTTCGTCATCGCCCTGATCGCCGCGATTTTCGGCTTCGGCGGGATTGCCGCCGGCGCCGTGGAAATCGCCAAGATCCTGTTCTTCATCTTCCTGGTCGTGGCGCTGGTTGCCGCGGTGATGGGACTCGTTCGCAGGGGACGATAAAGCCGGCGCAAGCCGGCATCACGCCCTCGTCGACCCGAACCTGAGGAGACCGTATGCTGACGCAGAACCCTAAAGTCCGGAAGGAACTGAACCACCTGTCCGACAGTGCCGACAGTGCGATCCGCCATATCAAGCATGCCGCGCGCGATACGCGCGAGGCCGCGGCGCCGGTGTCCAGCGAAGTCAAGTCGCTGATCTCGCAGCTCGAGCACACCATTCAGGTGCTGGCGCGCGAGGGCTCTGCCGAGAGCCTGCAGGCCGGCCATCGCCTGCGCGAACGCGCTAGCGAGATGGCGCATCGCCTGCGTGCCCAGACCGCCGACGGCATGATGCGCGCGCGCGAACGCGTGGATGGTGCGGTGGTGCACGCCCAGCACCGCGTGGCCGAATCCCCGCTGAAGGCGGTGGCGATCGCCGCCGCCGTCGGCGCGGTGATCGGGCTGCTGCTGGCCAATGGGCGGCACCACCATGCCGATGAGGAATAACCAGGGAATAGCCAGGGAATAACCGCGGACTCAGCAGACAAGCGTTGATGCGGAGCCCGGCTGGCGCGCCAGCCGGGCTCCGCCGGAATTCCCCCCTTTCCGGAACCCTCGTCCGGAAGCCCGGCCGCCAAGTTGTGGTGCCGGGTGTTTTTTTATCCGCGGGCGATGGACTGGCGCGCAGCGGCACTCAGCGCCTTGCGGCCAGCAGACGGTTCAGACTCCCCAGAGGACATTGGCGCCTTCGCGCTGCGAGGCGCGCAGCATGTCGAGGAAGGGATAGGCGCGCTGCCCCAAGTGCAGCGGCTCTTCCTCTTCTTCCTCGGCATCGGCTTGGGCCTCGACCGCCGTGTCGGCCGGGTGCGCGCGGCGCGCATCGGCCACGGCCGCCTCGAGCTTGTGGATTGCGTGCGGCAGTTCGTCGACGGTGATCACCCCCCGTTCCCCGAGATGCTTGCCGATGATGCCCAGGAGCGTCACGGCCAGATCCTTCATCATGATCAGGTCCTGCGCGGCGTGGGATTTGAAGGTGATCAGCATGATGGTTTTTCCTTTCACGGAGAACGGTGGGCGGCGTCCCCGGGGCGGGATGCCGCGCCGGTTCGGGCACGGTCTGGCGCGGCCGCCGGAGCCGATTGTGGTCCGTGGCCGTCCTTGCGCATGATGTCAGCATAGCACCTGATAAAATTGCGCGTTCCCGATTCCCATGCCTGCCACGCGGCGCGGCGTTGATTCGCCGTCACTTGCCGTGGTCGTGGCGCCGGCGCAGCCCGCGGGGCCTGCGCCTGAATACCAGCCCACAGGGCTTCCGACATCCATGCTGCCTGTTCAGACCTCCAATCTTGCCGCCGCGTTCACCGATGCCGTGCGTGCGCTCGCCCCGGCCGATGCCATCTTGCCCGCGGTCACCTTCGAGCGGCCCAAGGTGGCCGCCCATGGCGACCTCGCCTGCAATGTCGCGATGCAGGTCGCGCGCGCGCTCAAGAGCAATCCGCGCGAGCTGGCGCAGCGCATCGTCGCCGCGGTGCAGGCCGACGAGCGCGCGCAGGCGCTGGTCGCGACCATGGAGATCGCCGGCCCCGGCTTCATCAACCTGCGCCTGACGCCGGCGGCCAAGGCCGAGGTGCTGCGCGCGGTGCTGAACCAGGGCGACCACTACGGCGCGCGCGAACGCGGCGTGCATGGCCAGGTGCTGGTGGAGTTCGTCTCGGCCAACCCGACCGGCCCGCTGCACGTCGGCCACGGCCGCCAGGCGGCGCTGGGCGATGCGCTCGCCAACCTGCTGTCGTGGCAGGGCTGGCACGTGCACCGCGAGTTCTACTACAACGATGCCGGCGTGCAGATCCAGACCCTGGCGCTGTCGGTGCAGGCGCGCGCGCGCGGCCTGAAGCCGGGCGATGCCAGCTGGCCCGAGGCCGCCTACAACGGCGACTACATCGCCGACATCGCCGCCGACTTCCTTGCCGGCAAGACCGTCAGCGCGTCCGACGGCGAGCCGGTGACCGCGTCGGGCAACGTCGAGGACATCGACTCGATCCGCAGGTTCGCCGTGACCTACCTGCGCAACGAGCAGGACATCGACCTGCAGGCCTTCGGCGTCAAGTTCGACCGCTACTACCTGGAGTCGTCGCTGTACAGCGACGGCCGCGTCGACGCCGCGGTGCAGTCGCTGATCGGTAAAGGCAAGACCTACGAGAGCGAGGGCGCGCTGTGGCTGCGCACCACCGACGACGGCGACGACAAGGACCGCGTGATGAAGAAGAGCGACGGCACCTATACCTACTTCGTGCCGGACGTGGCCTACCACACCACCAAGTGGGAGCGCGGCTTCACCAAGGTCATCAACGTGCAGGGCAGCGACCACCACGGCACCATCGCGCGCGTGCGCGCCGGCCTGCAGGGCCTGGACATCGGCATCCCGCAGGGCTATCCCGACTACGTGCTGCACAAGATGGTGACCGTGATGAAGAACGGCGAGGAGGTCAAGATCTCCAAGCGCGCCGGCTCCTACGTCACCGTGCGTGACCTGATCGAATGGTCCAACGGTGGCGACGAGACCATCCGCGGCTGCCTGGACCAGGGCGTGGCCGACTGGCCCGCGCACTTCACCCGCGGCCGCGACGCGGTGCGCTTCTTCCTGCTGTCGCGCAAGGCCGATACCGAGTTCGTGTTCGATGTCGACCTCGCGCTCAAGCAGAACGACGAGAACCCGGTGTACTACGTCCAGTACGCCCATGCCCGTATCTGCTCGATCTTCGAGTCGTGGGGCGGCGCGGACTGGGAAGCGCGCCTGGCCGAGCTGGCGGGCGCCGACCTGGCCGCCGTGACCGGCGCCGAAGCCAGCGCCCAGGCGCTGGCGCTGGGACAGCGCCTGGCCGAGTTCCCGGACATGCTGGCGGCCGCCGCGTCGGAACTGGCGCCGCACGCGGTGGCGTTCTACCTGCGCGACCTGGCCGGCGACTTCCACGCCTTCTACAACGCCGACCGCGTGCTGGTCGACGACGAAGCCGTCAAGCGCGCCCGCCTGGCGCTGCTGGCCGCCACGCGCCAGGTGCTGCGCAACGGCCTGGCGGTGATCGGCGTGTCCGCCCCGCGCCGCATGTAAGCGCGCCAGCGACGCACGGGGCCAGCCGGCCCCGGGGACGATCCAGTGCGGCCGGCGGCGGCACTGGCTCTATAATCCCGGCATCACCGAAGAGGACTTCATGCAACAGCAACGCAAGCGCGAGTCGCGCAATGTCCGCCGCAGCCAGCAGCGCGGCGGTACGTTCCTGGGCCTGGTGCTCGGGCTGATCGTCGGGCTGGCCATCGCCGTGGTGGTCGCCCTGTACATCACCAAGTCGCCGACGCCGTTCCAGCAGAAACATGCCCCCCGGCCGAGCGAGCCCGGCAACGTCACCAGCCAGCTGCCGGCTCCGGCCCAGCGCGCCGACGAAGGCCCGAGCGACCCCAACAAGCCGCTGTGGAGCAAGACCCCGGCCAAGCCGGTGGGCCAGGCGCCGGAGCCCGAGCCCAAGCAGAACGGCCAGCCGCCGGTGGCGACCCGCCCGGCGGAGAAGCCGGTGGACAAGCCGCTGGACAAGCCCGTCGAGAAGCCGGCCGACAAGCCGCTCGCCACCAAGCCCGCCGAGAAGCCGGTGTCGGACCCGATCGCCGAGATCGCTCAGGCCGACGCGCACAAGGTGGGCTACCTGCTGCAGGTGGGCGCGTTCCGCTCGTCGGACGACGCCGACCGCCAGAAGGCCAACCTGGCGATGCAGGGCTTCGAGGCCCGCATCACCGAGCGGGACGTCAACGGGGTCAAGATGTACCGGGTGCGCCTGGGGCCGTACAACCGCATCGAAGACATGAACAAGGCACGCGACCGGCTGCAGTCGTCCGGTTTCGAGGCCTCGGTGATCCGCTTTACCAAGCAGTAGGCGGCACCGCTTAATACCCGGTAACCGCCGCAACACCGCAGCAACAGGTTCCCGCCAGTAGCGGCGGGCGCGCCGATGAACCGGGTGCCGCCGCCGCTGTCATACGCTCATCGTCCAAACCGCAAGGCCGTTCTCAAATGAAAAAACTCGCCGCACTGTTCGCCATGTTCGCCGCCGTGGGCGGCCTGCTGATGTCCGCCCCGTCGCAGGCGGCACCCACCGAAGGCAAGGAGTACCAGGTCCTGAAGACGCCCCAGCCGGTCGCGGCGGGCAAGATCGAGGTGACCGAGTTCTTCTGGTATGGCTGCCCGCACTGCTATGACTTCGAGCCCGACCTGGAAGCCTGGGTCAAGAAGCAGGGCGGCAACGTGGTGTTCAAGCGCGTGCCGGTCGCGTTCCGCGATGACCTGCTCCCCCACACCAAGATCTTCTACGCGCTGGAAGCCATCGGCAAACTCGACGCCATGCACAACAAGGTCTTCAGCGCCATCCACACGGAGCGCAAGCGCCTGACCGACACCAACGAGATCGCCGATTTCATGGCCAAGAACGGTGTCGACCGCAAGGCCTTCCTGGATGCGTACAACTCGTTCACGGTGACGACCAACTCGCAGCGCGCCAACAAGATCGCCGACGCCTACAAGATCGACGGCGTGCCGACCGTGGTGGTGCAGGGCAAGTACGTGACCTCGCCGTCGATCGCCGGCAACAAGCAGGGCGCGGTGCAGACCATGGATTACCTGGTGGAGCAGATCAAGGCGAAGAAGATGTGATTTGCTGAGGGTTTGCTCCCATCCAGGAGCAAGAACCTGTGGCAAGCCAAACGGCTGGTATCCTGTACCAGCCGTTTTTTTTATTCAGAGTTCCCGCCCTCATGCGTCCCCTCAAAGTCTTCCTCACCGGCGCCTCCAGCGGCCTGGGCCAGGCGCTCGCACGCGAGTACGCCGCGCAGGGCGCCATCCTGGGCCTGGTGGCGCGGCGCGAGGACGCGCTGCGCGAATTCGTGGCGACGCTGCCCAACCCCGGCGCGGTGCGCGTCTATGGCGCCGACGTGCGCGATGCCGAGGCGATGGCGCGCGCGGCGCAGGACTTCCTTGCCCATTTCGGCTGCCCGGACGTGGTGATCGCCAACGCAGGGGTCTCGGTCGGCACCGTCGCCAGCGAGCGCGAGGACCTGGACGCCTTCCGCCAGGTGATGGACACCAACTGGTTCGGCGTGCTGACCACCTTCCAGCCGTTCCTGCACGCGATGCAGGCGCGCGAGCCCGGCCACTTCGGGCGGCGCGGCACGCTGGTGGGCATCGCCAGCGTCGCCGGCGTGCGCGGACTGCCGGGCGCGGGGGCCTACAGCGCTTCCAAGTCGGCGGTGATCAAGCTGCTCGAAAGCCTGCGGCTGGAGCAGCGCCGCCACGGTATCGGCGTGGTCACGATCGCGCCCGGCTATATCCGCACGCCGATGACCGCGCACAACCCGTACCGCATGCCGTTCCTGACCGATGCCGACGTGTTCGCGCGCAAGGCCGTGCGCGTGATCGCGGCGGGCCGGCGTTTCCGCGTGATCCCGTGGCAAATGGGCGTGGTGGCGGCGCTGTTGCACGTGATGCCGCGCTGGCTGTACGACGCGCTCGCCGCGGGCGCGCCGCGCAAGCCGCGCCGTGCCGACGCACCCCGGGAGCCCTGAGATGTGGCGCGACGCCATCGGCCAGCAGCATGCCGCCGCCACCGGCGTGGTGCGGATCGCCTCGCTGGTGCCGTCGGTAACCGAACTGCTGTTCGCGCTCGGGCTGGCGCGGCAGATGGTGGCGCGCACCGGCTTCTGCATCCATCCGGAACCGGCGGTGCGTGCCGTGCCCAAGGTGGGCGGCACCAAGGACGTCAACGTGGCGCGGCTGCGCGAGCTGGCGCCCACCCATGTGGTGGTCAATATCGACGAGAACCGGCGCGAGACGGTCGACGAGATCCGCGGCTTCGTGCCCAACGTGATCGTCACCCATCCATGCGCGCCGGAAGACAACCTCGGGCTGTACCGGCTGCTGGGTGGCATCTTTGGCTGCCATGCCGAGGCCGAGGCCCTGTGCGCGGCGCTGCAGGCGCAACTGGATGCGATCCGCGTGCGGCCATGGCCGCCACGGCGCGTGCTCTACGCGATCTGGCAGGACCCGTGGATGACGGTGTCGCGCGACACCTATATCAGCCGCATGCTGGCGCTGGCCAACTGGCAGACCTGGCCTGGCGGCGCGGATACCTTGCAGGCCTGCGAAGGCGGCGACTGCAGTCGCCCCAATGCGCCCGGCGAGCGCTATCCGACCTTCCGCTGGAGCGATGCGCTGGTGCGCAAGCTCGACCTGGTGCTGCTGTCGACCGAGCCCTACCGCTTTACCGAAGACCATGCCGACGCGCTCGAACGCCAGCTCGGCAAGCCGGTGCTGCTGGTCGACGGCGAGATGCTGTCCTGGTACGGCAGCCGCGCCGTCGACGGGGTGCGCTACCTGGCGGCGCTGGCGGCCGCCAACTGAGGCGCTCAGGCGGCCCGGAAACGGATCACGCCGTCATCGCCGGTTTCGCGCACCAGCTCGCCGCGGTGCCACAGGCAGTGCAGGTGGGCCAGCGACTCGCCCATGGCGAAGGTCATCTGGTGGATGTCGAACTGGCGCTTGAAGATCACGCTGACGATGTCGTGCGCGCTGCAGGCTTTCTCGCGGCACGCCTCCAGCGTTTCGGCGAGGCGGTCGGCATGGTGCTCGCGCAGCTGCATGATGCGGGTATGCAGGTTGCGGAACGGGCGGCCGTGCGACGGCAGGATCAGCACGTCCTGCGGCAGCGGTTCGTACTTGCTTAGCGAATCCAGGTAGAGCTGCAGCGAATTGGCCTCGGGCTCCATGTCGAACACGCTGACATTGGTCGAGATGCGCGGCAGCACCATGTCGCCGGAGACCAGCACGTTGGTGGCGGCGTTATACAGCGCCACGTGCTCGGGCGAATGGCCGAAGCCGGTGATCACGCGCCAGCCGGAGGTCGCCGCGTCGGTGCCGATGCGCACCGTGTCGCCTTCCATCAGGCGGCGGTATTGCGTCGGCAGGTCGGGCACCAGCGACGGGTAATAGGTCTTGCGCGCGCGCAGCTTTTCCTGGCTGTCGGCATCGGTCAGGCCATGCAGCGCGAAGTGCGCGGCGGCAGCATCGCCGCCGGCACTCGACCCGGCCCCGGTGCCGCTGCCCATGACCCGCGCGCTCATGTAGTCGCCCAGGCTCATCCACAGCCGCACGTCGAAACGCCGGCACAGCCAGTGCGCCAGGCCGACGTGGTCGGGGTGGCTGTGCGTGACCAGCACGCGCACCACCGGCAGGCCTTCCAGCTCGTTGGCGAAGATGGTTTCCCAGTGCGCCTTGATGGTGTCGTTGGTGATGCCGCAGTCGATGATGGTCCAGCCGTCGCGCCCGTCCAGGCGGTCGCGCAGCAGCCACAGGTTGATATGGTCGAGCGCGAACGGCAGCGGCATGCGCAGCCAGTAGACGCCGGGGGCGACTTCCTGCTTGGTGCCGGGCGCCGGCATGGTGTCGCCGAACGGGTATTGGAGCTGGTGTTCGAGTGCGTTCATGAGGAGTCTCGTGGTCGAAGCCTGGCGGCGGGGCGCGGGCTTTCTCGTTCTGCCGGCACGTCCCCCGATCATGCGCGAGGGGGCGTGCAAGCACCGGTTGCCAGCCGATCTGGTTGACGCTAACGTAAACGTCAACCATACGGGTTCGTTTCCATCTTAAGCGAAAACTTGACTTCGCAACGAACGACCGTTCACTTTCTTTGGTCAGGCCATGTCAGCGACGCCAGCGGCGGCTTCCGCCACCTACACCATTACCGACCTCGCGCGTGAATTCGACGTCACGCCGCGCGCCATCCGCTTCTACGAGGATCAAGGCCTGCTGTCGCCGCAGCGCGAAGGGCCGGGCGGGCGCAAGCGCGTCTACAACGGCCGCGAGCGGACCCGGCTAAAGCTGACGCTGCGCGGCAAGAGGTTGGGGCTTACTCTCAACGAGATCCGCGAGATCCTTGACCTGTATGAATCGCCGCGCGATACCGCGCCGCAACTCGACCGGTTCCTGGTCGCGCTCGCCGCGCACCGCCGCACGCTCGAGCGCCAGATGGAAGACCTGCAGGCGCAACTGGCAGAGATCGACCAGCATGAGCGCCAGTGCAGGGCGTTGCTGGCCGCGCAGGGCGGCGACGATGCGCCCGATCAGACCCATGCCGCCTGAGCGGCACTTGCGCACGCCTCCGTGCGATCCGGCATTGACGTTTACGTAAACGTAAATAGAATAGCCGGACAGCGCGTTGGCCGTGCGCTGTCCGTCCAGACAGGCCATTACACCGGAACCCGCCATGACCGCCTCCCCCGCCCAAGCCGTGCCCGCTGAACCGGAACCGCTGTCCGCCGCGCGGGCCGACGCCATTGCCACCAGTTTCTCGCGCCAGGGGCTGATGCGGACCTTCGGCGCCGAGCTGGCGCGCGTGCAGCGCGGCGAGGTGGAACTGGCCATGCCGTGGTCCGAGGGCGTGACCCAGCAGCACGGCTTCTTCCACGGCGGCGTGGTCGGCGCGCTGGCCGACAGCGCCTGCGGCTATGCCGCGCTGACGCTGGTCGGCGAAGAAGAGGCGGGCCTGACCGCCGAGTACAAGATCAACCTGCTGTCCCCCGCCCACGGCGAACGCCTGGTGGCGGTGGGGCGGGTGCTCAAGCCCGGGCGCACGCTGATCGTGGCGCAGGGCGATGTCTACGTCGAGCAGCAAGGCCGCCGCAAGCCGGTGGCGACCATGCTGATGACGCTGTGCGTGGTCAAGACGCTGGGCCACGTCTGAAGCGATCAATCCGGCAACCCCGGAACTCACCGATACACCGACACACCGACACACCGATTCCTACAGGAGACCATCATGACTGAATTGCCAGGCCTGAAATTCGATCTGGGCGAAGACATCGAAATGCTGCGCGGTGCCGTGCGCGACTGGGCCCAGGCCGAACTGGCCCCGCGCGCGGCCGAGATCGACCGTACCGACCAGTTCCCGATGGACGCCTGGAAGAAGATGGGCGACCTCGGCGTGCTCGGCATCACCGTGGCCGAGGAATACGGCGGCGCCAACATGGGCTACCTGGCCCATATGATCGCGATGGAGGAAATCAGCCGCGCCTCGGCCTCGGTGGGACTGTCATACGGCGCGCATTCGAACCTCTGCGTGAACCAAATCCACCGCAACGGCACGGCCGCGCAGAAGGCCAAGTACCTGCCCAAGCTGGTGTCGGGCGAATGGATCGGCGCGCTGGCGATGAGCGAGCCCAACGCCGGCTCCGACGTGGTCAGCATGAAGCTGCGCGCACAACTGAAGGGCGACCGCTACGTGCTCAACGGCACCAAGATGTGGATCACCAACGGCCCGGACTGCGACGTGCTGGTGGTCTACGCCAAGACCGAGCCCGAGCTGGGCGCGCGCGGCATGACCGCCTTTATCGTCGAGAAGGGCATGAAGGGCTTCTCGGTGGCGCAGAAGCTGGACAAGCTGGGCATGCGCGGCTCGCACACCGGCGAGCTGGTGTTCGAGGACGTGGAAGTGCCGGTCGAGAACATCCTCGGTGCCGAGAACGGCGGCGCCAGGGTGCTGATGAGCGGGCTCGACTATGAGCGCGCGGTGCTGTCCGGCGGCCCGGTCGGCATCATGCAGGCGTGCATGGACGTGGTCACGCCGTATATCCACGACCGCAAGCAGTTCGGCCAGAGCATCGGCGAATTCCAGCTGATCCAGGGCAAGGTGGCCGACATGTACACCACGCTGCAGGCGGCGCGCAGCTACCTGTACACGGTCGGCAAGAACCTCGACGCGCTCGGCAGCGACCACGTGCGCCAGGTGCGCAAGGACTGCGCCGCGGTGATCCTGTACACCGCGGAAAAGGCCACCTGGATGGCGGGCGAGACCGTGCAGATCCTGGGCGGCAACGGCTATATCAACGAGTACCCGGCCGGGCGCCTGTGGCGCGACGCCAAGCTGTACGAGATCGGCGCCGGCACCTCCGAGATCCGCCGCATGCTGATCGGCCGCGAGCTATTCGCGGAAACGATGTAACCGTGCGCGGGGACGCCGGAATCACCTCCGGCGTCCCCGGACATCCGCAGCCCTTGCCCGGAACCCATTTACAATCTCATTACCTGTCGCAAGACCGTCACGCAGTCGTCCCCGTCGACCCATGTCCCACTTCCCCAAACTGCTCTCCTCGCAGATTGCCTACGATGTGGCGAGAACGATGCTCGATGGGTTCGACAAGCAC
This Cupriavidus nantongensis DNA region includes the following protein-coding sequences:
- a CDS encoding MerR family transcriptional regulator, translated to MSATPAAASATYTITDLAREFDVTPRAIRFYEDQGLLSPQREGPGGRKRVYNGRERTRLKLTLRGKRLGLTLNEIREILDLYESPRDTAPQLDRFLVALAAHRRTLERQMEDLQAQLAEIDQHERQCRALLAAQGGDDAPDQTHAA
- a CDS encoding SPOR domain-containing protein, coding for MQQQRKRESRNVRRSQQRGGTFLGLVLGLIVGLAIAVVVALYITKSPTPFQQKHAPRPSEPGNVTSQLPAPAQRADEGPSDPNKPLWSKTPAKPVGQAPEPEPKQNGQPPVATRPAEKPVDKPLDKPVEKPADKPLATKPAEKPVSDPIAEIAQADAHKVGYLLQVGAFRSSDDADRQKANLAMQGFEARITERDVNGVKMYRVRLGPYNRIEDMNKARDRLQSSGFEASVIRFTKQ
- a CDS encoding CHASE3 domain-containing protein, which produces MFKQSFLPHTLLLAGGILLTLAVLVASETGNIRLRESYTDVIRSQRLQTELAALNGELVNAEAGQRGFLLTGKESYLEPYYKALPRIAELMAQIRAGYADDPEGLKQFGDTSKLVNSKLNEMALTLVYGKRDLEVALDLIRTDYGKQTMDNARRGLDQLQAREAGAVSHRLEGAENDVQLSRYGIGLLTAINIILLMAVGIGHAKRLAMAEAVRTQLEEESVRLDRKVRARTRQLSALAGHLQRVTEDEKTRLARELHDELGAILTAIKLDLHWVRRKVQADQPVAAERLTRVMLHVDQGIQIKRRLIEDLRPTVLLNLGLRAAVTQLVEEVGARNNWETDVSVPEDLPALRDEAAIALYRIVQESLTNASKYSQARHVEVSLACQGELLTLTVRDDGKGLPPDFDAGSTAGHHGLLGMEQRVTALGGSMQIDSSPDAGVRIRIEVPLTASVLAPVEEPESPEPARA
- a CDS encoding SDR family oxidoreductase, giving the protein MRPLKVFLTGASSGLGQALAREYAAQGAILGLVARREDALREFVATLPNPGAVRVYGADVRDAEAMARAAQDFLAHFGCPDVVIANAGVSVGTVASEREDLDAFRQVMDTNWFGVLTTFQPFLHAMQAREPGHFGRRGTLVGIASVAGVRGLPGAGAYSASKSAVIKLLESLRLEQRRHGIGVVTIAPGYIRTPMTAHNPYRMPFLTDADVFARKAVRVIAAGRRFRVIPWQMGVVAALLHVMPRWLYDALAAGAPRKPRRADAPREP
- a CDS encoding DUF1328 domain-containing protein produces the protein MLQYALVFFVIALIAAIFGFGGIAAGAVEIAKILFFIFLVVALVAAVMGLVRRGR
- a CDS encoding helical backbone metal receptor, which codes for MWRDAIGQQHAAATGVVRIASLVPSVTELLFALGLARQMVARTGFCIHPEPAVRAVPKVGGTKDVNVARLRELAPTHVVVNIDENRRETVDEIRGFVPNVIVTHPCAPEDNLGLYRLLGGIFGCHAEAEALCAALQAQLDAIRVRPWPPRRVLYAIWQDPWMTVSRDTYISRMLALANWQTWPGGADTLQACEGGDCSRPNAPGERYPTFRWSDALVRKLDLVLLSTEPYRFTEDHADALERQLGKPVLLVDGEMLSWYGSRAVDGVRYLAALAAAN
- a CDS encoding PaaI family thioesterase — its product is MTASPAQAVPAEPEPLSAARADAIATSFSRQGLMRTFGAELARVQRGEVELAMPWSEGVTQQHGFFHGGVVGALADSACGYAALTLVGEEEAGLTAEYKINLLSPAHGERLVAVGRVLKPGRTLIVAQGDVYVEQQGRRKPVATMLMTLCVVKTLGHV
- the argS gene encoding arginine--tRNA ligase encodes the protein MLPVQTSNLAAAFTDAVRALAPADAILPAVTFERPKVAAHGDLACNVAMQVARALKSNPRELAQRIVAAVQADERAQALVATMEIAGPGFINLRLTPAAKAEVLRAVLNQGDHYGARERGVHGQVLVEFVSANPTGPLHVGHGRQAALGDALANLLSWQGWHVHREFYYNDAGVQIQTLALSVQARARGLKPGDASWPEAAYNGDYIADIAADFLAGKTVSASDGEPVTASGNVEDIDSIRRFAVTYLRNEQDIDLQAFGVKFDRYYLESSLYSDGRVDAAVQSLIGKGKTYESEGALWLRTTDDGDDKDRVMKKSDGTYTYFVPDVAYHTTKWERGFTKVINVQGSDHHGTIARVRAGLQGLDIGIPQGYPDYVLHKMVTVMKNGEEVKISKRAGSYVTVRDLIEWSNGGDETIRGCLDQGVADWPAHFTRGRDAVRFFLLSRKADTEFVFDVDLALKQNDENPVYYVQYAHARICSIFESWGGADWEARLAELAGADLAAVTGAEASAQALALGQRLAEFPDMLAAAASELAPHAVAFYLRDLAGDFHAFYNADRVLVDDEAVKRARLALLAATRQVLRNGLAVIGVSAPRRM
- a CDS encoding MBL fold metallo-hydrolase gives rise to the protein MNALEHQLQYPFGDTMPAPGTKQEVAPGVYWLRMPLPFALDHINLWLLRDRLDGRDGWTIIDCGITNDTIKAHWETIFANELEGLPVVRVLVTHSHPDHVGLAHWLCRRFDVRLWMSLGDYMSARVMGSGTGAGSSAGGDAAAAHFALHGLTDADSQEKLRARKTYYPSLVPDLPTQYRRLMEGDTVRIGTDAATSGWRVITGFGHSPEHVALYNAATNVLVSGDMVLPRISTNVSVFDMEPEANSLQLYLDSLSKYEPLPQDVLILPSHGRPFRNLHTRIMQLREHHADRLAETLEACREKACSAHDIVSVIFKRQFDIHQMTFAMGESLAHLHCLWHRGELVRETGDDGVIRFRAA
- a CDS encoding DUF883 family protein — encoded protein: MLTQNPKVRKELNHLSDSADSAIRHIKHAARDTREAAAPVSSEVKSLISQLEHTIQVLAREGSAESLQAGHRLRERASEMAHRLRAQTADGMMRARERVDGAVVHAQHRVAESPLKAVAIAAAVGAVIGLLLANGRHHHADEE
- a CDS encoding isovaleryl-CoA dehydrogenase → MTELPGLKFDLGEDIEMLRGAVRDWAQAELAPRAAEIDRTDQFPMDAWKKMGDLGVLGITVAEEYGGANMGYLAHMIAMEEISRASASVGLSYGAHSNLCVNQIHRNGTAAQKAKYLPKLVSGEWIGALAMSEPNAGSDVVSMKLRAQLKGDRYVLNGTKMWITNGPDCDVLVVYAKTEPELGARGMTAFIVEKGMKGFSVAQKLDKLGMRGSHTGELVFEDVEVPVENILGAENGGARVLMSGLDYERAVLSGGPVGIMQACMDVVTPYIHDRKQFGQSIGEFQLIQGKVADMYTTLQAARSYLYTVGKNLDALGSDHVRQVRKDCAAVILYTAEKATWMAGETVQILGGNGYINEYPAGRLWRDAKLYEIGAGTSEIRRMLIGRELFAETM
- a CDS encoding DUF1840 domain-containing protein, with the translated sequence MLITFKSHAAQDLIMMKDLAVTLLGIIGKHLGERGVITVDELPHAIHKLEAAVADARRAHPADTAVEAQADAEEEEEEPLHLGQRAYPFLDMLRASQREGANVLWGV
- a CDS encoding thiol:disulfide interchange protein DsbA/DsbL — encoded protein: MKKLAALFAMFAAVGGLLMSAPSQAAPTEGKEYQVLKTPQPVAAGKIEVTEFFWYGCPHCYDFEPDLEAWVKKQGGNVVFKRVPVAFRDDLLPHTKIFYALEAIGKLDAMHNKVFSAIHTERKRLTDTNEIADFMAKNGVDRKAFLDAYNSFTVTTNSQRANKIADAYKIDGVPTVVVQGKYVTSPSIAGNKQGAVQTMDYLVEQIKAKKM